The window CGAACGGCTTGAGGAACGGGTCGTTCGCGGCGAGCTTCTGCTGCACGCTGCTCAAGGTCGGCAGGTTCCCCATCGCCGTGTACATCTTCTCCTGGTACTTCGCGCCGCCGAGCAGCTCGATGAACTCGAGTGCGAGGCCGCGGTGCTTGCCGGCGTTGAAGACGCCCAGGAGGTTGCCGCCGGCGAACGCGGGGGCGATGCTGCCCGCGGTCGTGCCCGGAATCGGGACGACGGCGTACTTGCCCTTCACCGTGCCCTGCTCGACGGCCTTGCGGTTGAAGTCGCCGCCGATCGTCATCCCGGCCTTGCCGCCGGCGAACGCCGTGACGCTCTGCGTGCCGGTCAGGTTCGCGCACTGCGCAGGCGGGCAGATGTCGTCCTTGAGCAGGTTCGCGTACTGCGTCACGCCCGCCTTGGCCTGCTCGCCGGTGACCGTGGACTGCCACTTGCCGCCGCTCTCCTGCGCCAGCTCGCCGCCGTTGGCCCAGAGGAACGGCAGCATCGCGTAGGTGTACTTGCCGCCGACGGCGATGCCGTAGAGGTCCGGCTTCGCGGCGCGGATCTTGCGGGCGTCGTCGGTCAGCTCCGAAAGCGTCGTGGGCGGCTTGAGACCCAGCTCGGTGAAGACGTCGGTGCGGTAGTAGAGCGCGCGGATGCCGGTGTACCAGGGCAGGCCGTAGTTCTTGCCGCCGGACTTCGCGGTGTCCAGCACGGTCGGGATGAGGTCCTTGCCCTCGCTCCACGACGCGAGGTCGCCGGTCAGGTCGGCGAGCGCGCCGGTGGCGGCGTAGCTGGAGACGTCGGTGTTGCCGAACTCGGCGACGTCCGGCGCGTTGGCCGGGTCGTTGAAGGCGCCGGAGAACTTGTCGGCGCGGCCTTCGACCGGCACCCACTGGACGTCCACCTCGACGCCCTGGTGGGCGGCCTTGAACTCGGTGATGGCGTCCTTGACCGCCGCCTCCTTCGGCGCGCGGTTGGCCTCGTCGAACAGCCAGACGCGGACGGTGCCGGTCTTGTCGTCCCCGCCGGAGCCGGCGGGCGCCGACTGGGTGGGCGCGCAGCCGGCCAGCAGGGCCAGTCCCGCGACGACGGGAAGGGTGCGGCGCAGTCTCATGGGAATCCTCCAGTGGGTGCCGTCGTGAGTGCGTAACAGTGTTAGAACACCGTTACGCACTCACGAGGCTTTGTGCTCAGGCGAAGTAGACGGAGTTGACGTCGGGGACGGCCAGGCTGCCGGCGACCGCGCCGGGCAGGCCGGTGGCCGGGTCGCGCGGCAGCCAGGTGACGGTGCCGGAGCGCTGGTTCGAGACGTAGAACCAGTTCTCTCCCGGGTCGAGGGCCACGTGCCGCGGCCAGTTGCCGCCAGTGGACACAGTGGACACCAGCTTCAGCGAGGCACCGGCGACGGCGAACGTCGCCAGGGTGTTGGGACCACGGACGGTGGCGTAGGCGAACTTCCCGTCCTTCGACAGGGCGATCTCGCCCGGGAAGAGGTCCCCGGTGCTGCCCGGCGGCACGGCCGGGACGACGGAAAGCGCCTTCAGCGTCCCGGTGGCCGCGTCCCAGCTCGCGACGGTCACCTCCGGCCGCAGCTCCTGCAGGATGTAGGCGAACGTCCCGGTCCGGTCGAACGCGAGGTGCCGCGGCCCGGCTCCGGCCGGCAGCTTGAGCTGCTGGTGCAGCGCGAGCTTCCCGGTGGCGACGTCCAACGAGTAGACGTACACCGAATCGGCGCCGAGGTCGACCGACAGCACCCAGCGCCCGCTGGGGTCGTTGACGACCTGGTGGGCGTGGGCCTGCCCGGAGTCGGCCTGGTGCGTCACCAGGTCGGTCGCCGCGCCGAGCTTGCCGCCGGCCAGGATCGGCAGCACGACGACGCTGCCCGAGCTGTAGTTCGCCGCCAGCACGTACCTCCGGCTCGAGTGCACGCTCAGGTGCGTCGGCGCGCCGCCCTTGGACGGAACCTTGTTGAGCAGCTGGGGTTTCGTGGCGTCGGCGATGTTCAGCGCCGAGACGTACCCGTTCGGGTCGCCTTCGTTGGTGACGTACAACGTCTTGCCGTCGGCACTGCGGTCGAACCACGACGTGTCGGTGATGCCCGGTACCGTCCGGACCGGGCCCAGCGTGGCGCCCGACCGGCTCGAGACGTCGAGGCCGTGGCCGCTCGCCCCGCTGGTGTAGCTGCCGATGTACACGGTTCCTCCGGCGATGCAGCCCTTCGATGTGGTGGCCGCGGTGGCGAATTGCGCACCGAGAACGGTCGCAGCACTCGCCCCCGCGGCGGCGCCGAGGAACGTGCGACGGGAAAGTCCGGTCATCGTCATTGTCTCCCAACGGGTTCGGGTGGCGGCTTCCCTCCAGTATGGTCTAGACCACAGCCATGAGCAATGCCGAAACCGCGAATCCGGAAACGGAAAGCACGGTTTCGAGTGCGGTCCACGACTTCAGCGTCTGGACCACGCTCATGTTGAAGTACCGCGAAACGATCCAGAAGCCACCGTCGTTGACGTGCGAGGCGATGATCGACCCGGCGGAGATCGCCATGACCAGCAAGGCCAGCTGCACCTGCGAATACCCGAGCTGCGCCACGGTCGGCGCGATGATCCCGCTCGTGGTCACGATCGCGACGGTCGCCGAACCCTGCGCGATCCGCATGCCGCAGCTGATGACGTACGCCGCGAGCAGCACCGGCAGTCCCGCGTCGTGCAGCGAGTCGGCGACGGCCTTGCCGATGCCGGTGGCCGAGAGCACCGCGCCGAAGAACGCGCCCGCGCCGACGACGAGCAGGATCATCGCGACCGGCCGCAGCGACTTCGCGGCCAGTTCGTTGAGGTCCTTGCCGGTGAACCCGCGCCGCAGCCCGAGCAGCCAGGACGCGAGCAGCACGGCGACGGTGAGCGCGACGGCGGGCGTGCCGACGAACGCGGCGACGCCCGACAGCGCGGAGCCCTTCGGCAGCCAGATGCTCCCGAAGGTGCCGGCCAGGATCAGCACCAGCGGCACCGCGATGATCGAGCCGACCAGCGCCAGCGACGGCACATCTTCCTCTTGTTCGCCTTCTTCCTCGGCGACGATCATCTCCTGGGGCACCTCGACGTCGATGCGCTTGCCGATCCAGGTCGCGTAGAGCACGCCGCCGACGAGGAACGCGGGGATGCCGCAGGCCAGGCCCATCAGGATGATCCAGCCCAGTTCGACGTGCAGCAGCCCGGCCGCCGCGACCGGGCCGGGGTGGGGCGGCAGGAAGGCGTGCGTGATCGACAGGCCCGCGATCAGCGGCATCGCGTAGAGCACCAGCGAGCGCTTTCCCTGCTTCGCGGCGACGTACACCAGCGGCGCCAGCACGAAGATGCCGATGTCGAAGAACACCGGGATGCCGAAGATGAACCCGGCGACCCCCATGGCCAGCGGCGCCCGCTTCTCGCCGAAGCCCCGCAGCAAGGCCCCGGTGAGCACCTTCGCGCCGCCGGAGCGTTCCAGGATCGACCCGAGCAACGTGCCGAGCCCGATGATCGCCGTGATGTGCCCGAGGATGCTGCCGAACCCCTTCTCCAGCAAGGAGTCCGACGACTTCTGCGCGGTGCCGACGATCGTGCCGACCGGCAGCCCCGCCGCCAGCGCGGTGAGCAGCCCGACCACGATCAGGGCGATGAACGGCTCGATCTTGAGCTTGACGATCAGCAGCAGCAGGACGGCGATCGAGACGGCGGCGAGCGTGAGCAGCCCGCCCGTGGTGTGTTGCAGCCAGTGGATCATCGGGCTCTCCGGGGGTTGCGCAGGGAGTGTCCGGCGAGGGCGCCGGTCGGACGGCCGTCGTCGAGCGCGGCGACGCCGTTGACGAAGACGTGCGTGATGCCCGCGGCGGGCTGCCGCGGGTCGTCGAAGGTGGCGGTGTCGGCGACCGTGTCCGGGTCGAACAGCACCAGGTCGGCGGCGTACCCGGCGCGGACCAGCCCGCGGTCGGTCAGCCGCAGCCGGCGTGCGGCCCGCCCGGTGAGGTGGGCGACGCACTCGGCGAGGTCCAGCACGCCCAGTTCGCGGACGTAGCGGGCCAGGTAGCGGGGGAACGTGCCCCACGCGCGCGGGTGCGGCCGCGCACCGACGAGCAGGCCGTCGCTGCCGCCGGTGTGCGTGCGGTGCCGCATGATGGCCTGGACGTTCTCCTCGTGGCCGACGTGCATCAGGCACGACGTGCCGAGCTTCTCGTCGAGCAGCGTGTCGAAGTAGAGCTCCGCCGGGGTGGTTCCGGTGGTGCGGGCCGACGCGGCGACGCTGTGCCCCACCAGGTGGGCGTTGTGGTCGTGGCGGACGCCGTTGATTTCGATGGCGTCCCAGTCGATCGGGACGCCGTGCGCACCGTCCGAACCGGACTCCTCGATCGCGGCGCGAATCCGCTCCCGTTCGTCCACATCGGACAGCCGGGCGAGCGTCGCGTCGAGGCCGCCTTCGGTGGCCCAGCTCGGCAGCAGCGCCGAGAGGTAGGTCGCGCCCGGCAGGTAGGGGTAGGTGTCGAGGCTGATGTCGCAGCCGTCGTCGAGCGCTTCGTCCAGCAGCTTCAGCAGGTCGGGTGCTTTTCCTTTGTTCACCGAGAAGTTCATCGTCGCGTGCGCCAGGTGCAGGGGACAGCCGGATTGTCTGCTCACCTCGATCATCTCGGCGAACGCTTCGAGCGCGCCCTTGCCGTAGCTGCGGTGGTGCGGGCTGTAGAACCCGCCGCCTTCGGCGACCACATGGCACAGCTCGACCAGCTCGCTCGTCTCGGCGTACATCCCCGGCGTGTAGGTGAGCCCCGACGACATCC of the Amycolatopsis sp. NBC_01488 genome contains:
- a CDS encoding extracellular solute-binding protein; translated protein: MRLRRTLPVVAGLALLAGCAPTQSAPAGSGGDDKTGTVRVWLFDEANRAPKEAAVKDAITEFKAAHQGVEVDVQWVPVEGRADKFSGAFNDPANAPDVAEFGNTDVSSYAATGALADLTGDLASWSEGKDLIPTVLDTAKSGGKNYGLPWYTGIRALYYRTDVFTELGLKPPTTLSELTDDARKIRAAKPDLYGIAVGGKYTYAMLPFLWANGGELAQESGGKWQSTVTGEQAKAGVTQYANLLKDDICPPAQCANLTGTQSVTAFAGGKAGMTIGGDFNRKAVEQGTVKGKYAVVPIPGTTAGSIAPAFAGGNLLGVFNAGKHRGLALEFIELLGGAKYQEKMYTAMGNLPTLSSVQQKLAANDPFLKPFVDTLKAGTKFVPATPAWSKIDSQNVLPTAVQQIATGGKDPAAALADAAAAMDKAFG
- a CDS encoding lactonase family protein, which translates into the protein MTMTGLSRRTFLGAAAGASAATVLGAQFATAATTSKGCIAGGTVYIGSYTSGASGHGLDVSSRSGATLGPVRTVPGITDTSWFDRSADGKTLYVTNEGDPNGYVSALNIADATKPQLLNKVPSKGGAPTHLSVHSSRRYVLAANYSSGSVVVLPILAGGKLGAATDLVTHQADSGQAHAHQVVNDPSGRWVLSVDLGADSVYVYSLDVATGKLALHQQLKLPAGAGPRHLAFDRTGTFAYILQELRPEVTVASWDAATGTLKALSVVPAVPPGSTGDLFPGEIALSKDGKFAYATVRGPNTLATFAVAGASLKLVSTVSTGGNWPRHVALDPGENWFYVSNQRSGTVTWLPRDPATGLPGAVAGSLAVPDVNSVYFA
- a CDS encoding GntP family permease, encoding MIHWLQHTTGGLLTLAAVSIAVLLLLIVKLKIEPFIALIVVGLLTALAAGLPVGTIVGTAQKSSDSLLEKGFGSILGHITAIIGLGTLLGSILERSGGAKVLTGALLRGFGEKRAPLAMGVAGFIFGIPVFFDIGIFVLAPLVYVAAKQGKRSLVLYAMPLIAGLSITHAFLPPHPGPVAAAGLLHVELGWIILMGLACGIPAFLVGGVLYATWIGKRIDVEVPQEMIVAEEEGEQEEDVPSLALVGSIIAVPLVLILAGTFGSIWLPKGSALSGVAAFVGTPAVALTVAVLLASWLLGLRRGFTGKDLNELAAKSLRPVAMILLVVGAGAFFGAVLSATGIGKAVADSLHDAGLPVLLAAYVISCGMRIAQGSATVAIVTTSGIIAPTVAQLGYSQVQLALLVMAISAGSIIASHVNDGGFWIVSRYFNMSVVQTLKSWTALETVLSVSGFAVSALLMAVV
- a CDS encoding N-acyl-D-amino-acid deacylase family protein, with the protein product MDVVVQNALVADGTGDAMTRHDVGITGGRIAEVADAGSLTGRRTIDAGGLVLAPGFIDMHSHSDLQLLANPEHPAKITQGVTTEVLGQDGLSYAPVDDAVLEALRQQLAGWNDDPAGFAWNWRSVGEYLDRLDQGIAVNAAYLVPQGTVRMLAVGWDDRPATDAELTRMKDLVATGLAEGAMGMSSGLTYTPGMYAETSELVELCHVVAEGGGFYSPHHRSYGKGALEAFAEMIEVSRQSGCPLHLAHATMNFSVNKGKAPDLLKLLDEALDDGCDISLDTYPYLPGATYLSALLPSWATEGGLDATLARLSDVDERERIRAAIEESGSDGAHGVPIDWDAIEINGVRHDHNAHLVGHSVAASARTTGTTPAELYFDTLLDEKLGTSCLMHVGHEENVQAIMRHRTHTGGSDGLLVGARPHPRAWGTFPRYLARYVRELGVLDLAECVAHLTGRAARRLRLTDRGLVRAGYAADLVLFDPDTVADTATFDDPRQPAAGITHVFVNGVAALDDGRPTGALAGHSLRNPRRAR